Proteins co-encoded in one Oreochromis aureus strain Israel breed Guangdong linkage group 3, ZZ_aureus, whole genome shotgun sequence genomic window:
- the LOC120437485 gene encoding CD276 antigen homolog has protein sequence MEVTDQKNITATPGQKSVTLPCRAPNNNNNIVVLEWSRADLGEKYVLLSRDEQLDPENQHPSFKNRVELLDRQMKDGDVSLILKDVTTTDNGTYECRVVQRGTKRRKRAVLDGDPISSITLSVVDPPGQTGGDTEAGGKEAGGKEAGGKEDGSVVLITGLSVSVVLLVAAFAVFLIYRKHKQQQSQDSYQPPVELEPV, from the exons atggaagtgaCAG atcagaaaaacatcacagctacACCTGGACAAAAGAGCGTCACTTtgccatgtcgagctccaaacaacaacaacaacattgttgttctagagtggagcagagctgacctgggagaGAAATATGTGCTTCTGTCACGGGATGAGCAGCTTGATCCAgaaaaccagcatccatcttttaagaaccgggtggagctgctggacagacagatgaaggatggagacgtgtctttgattctgaaggatgtgacgacTACTGATAATGGGACATACGAGTGTCGTGTCGTCCAGAGAGGAACTAAACGTAGAAAGAGAGCTGTTTTAGATGGTGACCCCATCAGCAGCATCACcctgagtgttgttgatcctccag gtcagacaggaggagacacagaggctggagggaaggaggctggagggaaggaggctggagggaaggaggatggaTCTGTTGTACTGATCACtggtctgagtgtttctgttgtgcttcttgttgctgcttttgctgtttttttgatctacagaaaacataaacaacagcagAGTCAGGATTCATACCAGCCTCCTGTTGAACTTGaacctgtttga